One genomic segment of Pseudomonas sp. RU47 includes these proteins:
- the argA gene encoding amino-acid N-acetyltransferase, translating to MPEYVNWLRHASPYINAHRDCTFVVMLPGDGVEHPNFGNIVHDIVLLHSLGVRLVLVHGSRPQIETRLAARGLTPHYHHGMRITDAATLECVIDAVGQLRIAIEARLSMDMASSPMQGSRLRVASGNLVTARPIGVLEGVDYHHTGEVRRVDRKGINRLLDERSIVLLSPLGYSPTGEIFNLACEDVATRAAIDLGADKLLLFGADLGLIDENGKLVRELRPQQVPAHLQRLGSNYQAELLDAAAEACRGGVARSHIVSYAEDGALLTELFTRDGGGTLVAQEQFELVREAAIEDVGGLLDLISPLEEQGILVRRSREVLEREIEQFSVVEREGMIIACAALYQIADSDAGELACLAVNPEYRHGGRGDELLERIETRARAQGLKTLFVLTTRTAHWFRERGFEPSSVERLPAARASLYNYQRNSKIFEKTL from the coding sequence ATGCCCGAATACGTCAATTGGCTTCGCCACGCGTCTCCTTACATCAATGCCCACCGCGACTGCACCTTCGTCGTCATGCTGCCCGGCGACGGCGTTGAGCATCCGAATTTCGGCAACATCGTTCACGACATCGTCCTGCTGCACAGCCTCGGCGTGCGCCTGGTGCTGGTGCACGGCTCGCGCCCGCAAATCGAAACCCGCCTCGCTGCCCGCGGCCTGACCCCGCATTACCACCACGGCATGCGCATCACCGATGCCGCGACCCTGGAATGTGTAATCGATGCGGTCGGCCAATTGCGCATCGCCATCGAAGCGCGTTTGTCGATGGACATGGCTTCGTCGCCGATGCAGGGTTCGCGTTTGCGCGTGGCCAGCGGCAACCTCGTCACGGCGCGGCCGATCGGCGTGCTCGAGGGCGTCGACTATCACCACACCGGCGAAGTGCGCCGTGTCGACCGCAAGGGCATCAACCGTCTGCTCGATGAGCGCTCGATCGTTCTGCTGTCGCCGCTGGGCTACTCGCCAACCGGTGAAATCTTCAACCTGGCGTGCGAAGACGTTGCCACCCGCGCCGCCATCGACCTGGGTGCCGACAAGCTTTTGCTGTTCGGCGCCGACCTCGGCCTGATCGACGAGAACGGCAAACTGGTTCGCGAACTGCGTCCGCAACAAGTGCCGGCACATTTGCAGCGTCTGGGCAGCAACTATCAGGCGGAACTGCTCGATGCCGCCGCCGAAGCTTGCCGTGGCGGTGTGGCGCGCAGCCATATCGTCAGTTACGCCGAAGACGGCGCGCTGCTGACCGAGCTGTTTACCCGTGACGGTGGCGGTACGCTGGTGGCGCAGGAGCAATTCGAACTGGTGCGCGAGGCGGCGATTGAAGACGTCGGCGGTTTGCTCGACCTGATCAGTCCGCTGGAAGAGCAGGGGATTCTGGTGCGTCGTTCGCGCGAAGTGCTGGAACGCGAGATCGAACAGTTCAGCGTGGTTGAGCGTGAAGGCATGATCATCGCCTGTGCGGCGCTGTATCAGATTGCCGATTCCGATGCCGGTGAGCTGGCGTGCCTGGCGGTGAACCCGGAGTACCGCCATGGCGGTCGCGGTGATGAACTGTTGGAGCGCATCGAGACCCGAGCGCGGGCGCAGGGTTTGAAGACCTTGTTCGTCCTCACCACGCGCACCGCGCACTGGTTCCGCGAGCGTGGGTTCGAGCCGAGCAGCGTCGAGCGTCTGCCGGCGGCGCGGGCGTCGCTGTACAACTATCAGCGTAATTCGAAGATCTTCGAAAAGACTCTGTAA
- the argE gene encoding acetylornithine deacetylase, with translation MPLPSMQDQFAALIAAPSVSCTQPNLDQSNRAVIDLLAGWLGDLGFNCDIQQVSPGKFNLLASFGSGPGGLVLAGHSDTVPYDDALWQTDPLKLTEVDGRWVGLGSCDMKGFFALIIEAVRPLLDQPFKQPLLILATCDEESSMSGARALAEAGRPLGRAAVIGEPTGLKPIRMHKGIMMERIDILGQSGHSSDPRLGHSALEAMHDAIGELRGLRLLWQREFNNPQFSVPQPTMNFGCIHGGDNPNRICGQCSLEFDLRPLPGMDPKVLRAEILRKLNPVAERHQVKIDYKPLFPEVPPFEQAEDAELVRIAEKLTGHSAEAVAFGTEAPYLQRLGCETIVLGPGDIACAHQPGEYLEMSRLQPTVHLLRQLIEHYCLKN, from the coding sequence ATGCCTTTGCCGTCCATGCAAGACCAGTTCGCTGCGCTGATCGCCGCGCCATCGGTCAGCTGTACCCAACCGAACCTCGATCAATCCAATCGCGCGGTGATCGATTTGCTCGCCGGTTGGCTGGGGGATCTGGGTTTCAATTGCGACATCCAGCAGGTCAGCCCCGGCAAATTCAACCTGCTCGCCAGTTTCGGCAGCGGTCCCGGCGGGCTGGTGCTGGCCGGACACAGCGACACGGTGCCGTACGACGATGCGTTGTGGCAGACCGATCCGCTGAAGCTCACCGAGGTCGATGGCCGTTGGGTCGGGCTGGGCAGTTGCGACATGAAGGGCTTCTTCGCGCTGATCATCGAAGCCGTGCGGCCGCTGCTCGATCAGCCGTTCAAGCAACCACTGCTGATCCTCGCCACCTGCGATGAAGAAAGCTCGATGTCCGGCGCCCGCGCGCTGGCCGAGGCCGGACGTCCGCTGGGCCGCGCAGCGGTGATCGGCGAGCCGACCGGGCTCAAGCCGATCCGCATGCACAAAGGCATCATGATGGAGCGCATCGACATCCTCGGGCAGAGCGGCCATTCGTCGGATCCGCGTCTGGGCCACAGCGCCCTCGAAGCGATGCACGATGCGATCGGCGAACTGCGCGGCCTGCGCCTGTTGTGGCAACGTGAATTCAACAACCCGCAGTTCAGTGTGCCGCAGCCGACGATGAACTTCGGTTGCATCCATGGCGGCGACAACCCCAATCGTATTTGTGGCCAGTGTTCGCTGGAGTTCGATTTGCGACCGCTGCCAGGCATGGACCCGAAAGTCCTGCGCGCGGAGATTCTGCGCAAGCTCAACCCCGTGGCCGAGCGCCATCAGGTGAAGATCGATTACAAACCGCTGTTCCCGGAAGTGCCGCCATTCGAGCAGGCTGAAGACGCCGAACTGGTGCGCATCGCCGAAAAGCTCACAGGTCATAGCGCCGAAGCAGTAGCGTTCGGCACCGAAGCGCCTTATCTTCAGCGCCTTGGCTGCGAAACCATCGTGCTCGGCCCCGGCGATATCGCCTGCGCGCATCAGCCTGGTGAATACCTTGAAATGTCACGTTTGCAGCCTACCGTGCATCTATTACGGCAACTGATTGAACATTACTGCCTGAAGAATTGA
- a CDS encoding CYTH domain-containing protein, which yields MQKETEIKLRVSRETLAALREHPLLKKRNKSGWERRELMNQYFDTPERDLAQAKVALRLRKDGDEVIQTLKTRGQSVAGLSERNEYDWKLPKAKLDVKKLDGECWPESLAELDKKTLKPIFTTDFVRERAEIAWGRGKSKVVIEAALDLGHVVVGKQKEEICELELELREGEPAALLELAAELAETLALMPCDISKAERGYRLYDANSYSLSLPAPELIPETQLDDAFAALSWHLLGSSQRLAEQYRFNGHWRLLLDWVENLAEMRALLSSLGQAAPRQSTHDLRVALDALLEDWRPLVQAGIEDEDVRKAAPEQFLEELEDPRWGLFSLSTSRWLLARTWTAERNVRGNRQGGAQLHSWLPRLLGEEATALQLQRYQQQPEDLAEQLPRIERIQVWLHHARNVLEIPEMDRLYGELNKLAQLANEPTITDELLDARKQQAIAVYQNRAWKMLLRM from the coding sequence ATGCAGAAAGAAACCGAAATCAAACTCCGCGTCAGCCGCGAAACCCTCGCCGCCCTGCGCGAGCACCCGTTACTGAAAAAACGCAACAAAAGTGGCTGGGAACGCCGTGAGTTGATGAACCAGTACTTCGACACCCCCGAGCGCGATCTGGCTCAGGCCAAAGTCGCCCTGCGCCTGCGCAAGGACGGTGACGAAGTGATTCAGACCCTCAAGACCCGCGGCCAGAGCGTCGCCGGTCTGTCCGAGCGTAACGAGTACGACTGGAAGTTGCCGAAAGCCAAGCTCGACGTGAAGAAACTCGACGGCGAATGCTGGCCCGAGTCGCTGGCCGAACTGGACAAGAAAACCCTCAAGCCGATCTTCACCACCGATTTCGTCCGCGAACGCGCCGAAATCGCCTGGGGCCGTGGCAAGAGCAAAGTGGTCATCGAAGCCGCGCTGGATCTCGGCCACGTTGTCGTCGGCAAACAGAAAGAAGAAATCTGCGAACTGGAGCTGGAATTGCGCGAAGGCGAGCCTGCCGCGCTGCTGGAACTGGCCGCTGAACTGGCGGAAACCCTGGCGCTGATGCCGTGCGACATCAGCAAGGCTGAGCGCGGTTATCGTCTGTACGACGCCAACAGCTACTCGCTGAGCCTGCCGGCGCCGGAGCTGATCCCGGAAACCCAACTCGACGACGCCTTCGCTGCGCTGAGCTGGCATTTGCTCGGCAGCAGCCAGCGTCTGGCTGAACAATATCGCTTCAACGGCCACTGGCGCCTGTTGCTCGACTGGGTCGAGAACCTCGCCGAAATGCGCGCCCTGCTCAGCAGCCTCGGCCAGGCCGCGCCGCGTCAGTCGACTCACGACTTGCGCGTTGCCCTCGATGCCTTGCTGGAAGACTGGCGCCCGCTGGTGCAGGCCGGTATCGAAGACGAAGACGTGCGCAAAGCCGCGCCGGAGCAATTCCTCGAAGAACTCGAAGACCCGCGCTGGGGCCTGTTCTCGCTGAGCACCTCGCGCTGGTTACTGGCCCGCACCTGGACCGCCGAGCGTAACGTGCGTGGCAACCGTCAGGGCGGCGCGCAGTTGCACAGCTGGTTGCCGCGCCTGTTGGGCGAAGAAGCCACGGCCCTGCAATTGCAGCGTTATCAGCAGCAGCCGGAAGATCTGGCTGAACAACTGCCGCGTATCGAGCGCATTCAGGTCTGGCTGCACCACGCACGCAATGTGCTGGAAATCCCGGAAATGGATCGCCTGTACGGCGAGCTGAACAAGCTGGCGCAACTGGCCAACGAGCCGACGATCACTGACGAACTGCTCGACGCACGCAAGCAGCAGGCGATTGCGGTTTACCAGAATCGCGCATGGAAAATGCTGCTGCGCATGTAA
- a CDS encoding Lrp/AsnC family transcriptional regulator: protein MHSELDSYDRKILALLQEDASLSSAQIAEQVGLSQSPCWRRIQRMKEEGIIRGQVTLLDRKKIGLNTQIFAEIKLNAHGRSNFTEFTEAIRGFPEVLECYVLMGAVDFLLRIVAADIEAYERFFFEKLSLVPGIQEVNSIVALSEIKSTTSLPV, encoded by the coding sequence ATGCACAGTGAGCTGGACAGCTACGACCGCAAGATTCTCGCCCTGCTGCAGGAGGATGCTTCCCTGTCGAGCGCGCAGATCGCCGAGCAGGTCGGCCTGTCGCAATCGCCGTGCTGGCGGCGGATTCAGCGGATGAAGGAGGAGGGGATCATTCGTGGCCAGGTGACCTTGCTCGATCGCAAGAAGATCGGCCTGAACACGCAGATCTTTGCCGAGATCAAACTCAACGCGCACGGGCGTTCGAACTTCACTGAGTTCACCGAAGCGATTCGCGGGTTCCCGGAGGTGCTGGAGTGTTATGTGCTGATGGGCGCGGTGGACTTTTTACTGCGCATTGTCGCGGCGGATATCGAGGCGTATGAGCGGTTCTTTTTCGAGAAACTGTCGCTGGTGCCGGGGATACAGGAAGTGAATTCGATTGTGGCGTTATCGGAGATCAAGTCCACCACCAGCCTGCCGGTTTGA
- a CDS encoding GspE/PulE family protein translates to MSVQLATQDRWLELNEVLRELVAQGFICQDSAEQALNARRRHAAHGQMHPLEFIATQQLDDLSRPGKHLDLESLTLWLAQQAGQPYLRIDPLKINVAAITPLMSYAFAQRHRILAVAVDRDSVTVASAQPYVTGWEADLTHVLKLPIKRVVANPVDIQRFSVEFFRLAKSVSGASNADAQSGNLGNFEQLLNLGASDQEPDANDAHIVNIVDWLFQYAFQQRASDIHIEPRREQGTVRFRIDGVLHNVYQFPPQVTMAIVSRLKSLGRMNVAEKRKPQDGRVKTKTPDGGEVELRLSTLPTAFGEKMVMRIFDPEVLLKDFDQLGFSADDLRRWQDMTRQPNGIILVTGPTGSGKTTTLYTTLKKLATPEVNLCTIEDPIEMVEPAFNQMQVQHNIDLSFAAGVRALMRQDPDIIMIGEIRDLETAEMAIQAALTGHLVLSTLHTNDAPSAISRLLELGVPHYLIKATVLGVMAQRLVRTLCPHCKAPLTLAEEDWQTLTRPWQAPLPGNAQRAIGCIECRDTGYHGRAGVYEIMQLSDNLKAFITPDTDLTAIRRQAFKEGMRSLRLSGAQKVAAGLTTVEEVLRVTPQSEQK, encoded by the coding sequence ATGTCCGTTCAACTTGCCACTCAGGACCGCTGGCTGGAACTCAACGAGGTGTTGCGTGAGCTGGTCGCACAGGGCTTCATCTGCCAGGACTCGGCGGAACAAGCGCTGAATGCGCGCCGTCGCCACGCCGCCCATGGCCAGATGCACCCGCTGGAATTCATCGCCACTCAGCAACTGGATGACCTCAGTCGTCCGGGCAAACACCTCGACCTGGAAAGCCTCACCCTGTGGCTGGCGCAGCAAGCCGGCCAGCCGTATTTGCGCATTGACCCGCTGAAGATCAATGTCGCCGCCATCACACCGTTGATGTCCTACGCCTTCGCGCAACGGCACAGGATTCTAGCGGTGGCGGTCGACCGTGATTCGGTGACCGTGGCCAGCGCTCAACCCTACGTTACCGGCTGGGAAGCCGATCTGACCCATGTGCTGAAGCTGCCGATCAAACGGGTGGTGGCCAACCCGGTGGACATCCAGCGCTTCAGCGTCGAGTTCTTTCGTCTGGCCAAATCGGTGAGCGGCGCAAGCAATGCCGACGCCCAGAGCGGCAACCTCGGCAATTTCGAGCAACTGCTCAATCTTGGCGCCAGCGATCAGGAGCCGGACGCCAATGACGCGCACATCGTCAACATCGTCGACTGGTTGTTCCAGTACGCTTTCCAGCAGCGCGCCAGTGATATCCACATCGAACCCCGGCGCGAGCAAGGCACCGTGCGCTTCCGCATCGATGGCGTGCTGCATAACGTCTATCAATTTCCCCCGCAGGTGACCATGGCGATTGTCAGTCGCCTGAAAAGCCTCGGGCGGATGAACGTCGCTGAAAAGCGCAAACCCCAGGACGGCCGGGTCAAGACCAAGACCCCGGACGGCGGCGAAGTCGAGCTGAGGCTTTCAACGCTACCCACAGCGTTCGGCGAAAAAATGGTCATGCGGATTTTCGACCCGGAAGTGCTGCTCAAGGACTTCGATCAACTGGGTTTCAGCGCCGACGACTTGCGCCGCTGGCAAGACATGACCCGCCAGCCCAACGGCATCATTCTGGTCACCGGGCCGACCGGTTCGGGCAAGACCACCACGCTGTACACCACGCTGAAAAAACTGGCGACGCCGGAGGTCAACCTCTGCACCATCGAAGACCCGATCGAAATGGTCGAGCCGGCGTTCAACCAGATGCAGGTGCAGCACAACATCGACCTGAGCTTCGCCGCCGGCGTGCGCGCACTGATGCGGCAAGACCCGGACATCATCATGATCGGCGAGATCCGTGATCTGGAAACCGCTGAAATGGCGATTCAGGCGGCGCTCACCGGACACTTGGTGCTGTCGACATTGCACACCAACGACGCCCCCAGCGCGATCAGTCGTCTGCTCGAACTCGGCGTGCCGCACTACCTGATCAAAGCCACCGTGCTCGGGGTCATGGCGCAACGACTGGTGCGCACCTTGTGCCCGCATTGCAAGGCACCGCTGACGCTGGCAGAGGAAGACTGGCAAACCCTGACCCGTCCGTGGCAGGCGCCGCTGCCGGGCAATGCACAACGGGCCATCGGCTGCATCGAATGCCGCGACACCGGTTACCACGGCCGCGCCGGGGTCTACGAAATCATGCAACTGAGCGACAACCTCAAAGCGTTCATCACCCCGGATACCGATCTGACGGCGATACGCCGCCAGGCATTCAAGGAAGGCATGCGCAGCTTGCGTTTGTCCGGCGCGCAGAAAGTCGCGGCGGGGCTGACCACGGTTGAGGAAGTGCTGCGGGTGACACCGCAGAGCGAGCAGAAATAA
- a CDS encoding DUF2388 domain-containing protein has translation MMRLKLAVATLALLSLPVGSAMADSFWRNVISSGATTGSTYLTFKDHKLIIAAQDDAGSFVASDGGIRGPYLEAAMQKVRADNPGLQASDMELANAILAKNAVASE, from the coding sequence ATCATGCGTCTCAAACTTGCTGTCGCCACACTGGCCTTGCTGTCCCTTCCCGTTGGTTCGGCCATGGCGGACAGCTTTTGGCGTAACGTCATTTCGTCCGGTGCCACCACCGGTTCGACCTACCTGACCTTCAAGGATCACAAGCTGATCATCGCCGCACAGGACGATGCCGGCAGTTTCGTTGCCAGTGACGGCGGCATTCGTGGGCCGTATCTGGAAGCAGCGATGCAGAAAGTCCGCGCCGACAATCCGGGCCTGCAGGCTTCGGACATGGAACTGGCGAATGCGATTCTGGCGAAGAATGCCGTGGCTTCCGAGTAA
- the gcvP gene encoding aminomethyl-transferring glycine dehydrogenase gives MSQLPSLSQLRDPDAFLRRHLGPDAAEQQAMLDSLGLGSRVELIEQTVPPGIRFNRALDLPPALDEQAALARLRSYAEQNQVWTSLIGMGYHGTLTPTVILRNVLENPGWYTAYTPYQPEIAQGRLEALLNFQQLTIDLTGLELANASLLDEATAAAEAMALAKRVAKSKSNLFFVDENCHPQTISVVQTRAEGFGFELIIDAVDNLKQHQVFGALLQYPDTHGEIHDLRPLIDHLHAQQALACVATDLLSLLLLTPPGELGADVVFGSSQRFGVPMGYGGPHAAFFASREEYKRAIPGRIIGVSKDARGNVALRMALQTREQHIRREKANSNICTAQVLLANIASFYAVYHGPEGLKRIAQRVHRLTCILAAGLERKGINRVNAQFFDTLTLDVGGAQTAIIESAQAAQINLRILGRGRVGLSLDETCDESTVAKLFDVLLGADHGLNVDELDAEALVSGIPDNLQRKSPYLRHPVFNAHHSETEMLRYLKQLENKDLALNQSMIPLGSCTMKLNATSEMIPITWPQFANLHPFVPREQAVGYTLMIEELERWLCAITGFDAICMQPNSGAQGEYAGLLAIRKYHESRQQGGRDVCLIPSSAHGTNPASAQMVGLRVVIVECDEAGNVDLDDLKAKAAEAGAKLSCLMATYPSTHGVYEEGISEICEVIHQHGGQVYMDGANLNAQVGLARPADIGADVSHMNLHKTFCIPHGGGGPGMGPIGVRAHLAPFVANHPVVPIDGPQPQNTAVSAAPWGSASILPISWMYIAMMGPQLADASEVAILAANYLAQHLSGAFPVLYTGRNGRVAHECILDLRPLKAQTGISEEDVAKRLMDYGFHAPTMSFPVPGTLMVEPTESESKAELDRFIGAMLSIRAEITEVQNGNWPAEDNPLKRAPHTLADVTGVWERPYSIEQGVTPDAHTKAHKYWPAVNRVDNVYGDRNLFCACVPVDDYR, from the coding sequence ATGTCCCAGTTGCCGTCCCTGAGCCAGTTACGCGACCCCGATGCCTTCCTGCGCCGTCACCTCGGCCCCGACGCTGCCGAACAGCAGGCGATGCTCGACAGCCTTGGCCTCGGCAGCCGGGTCGAACTGATTGAGCAAACGGTGCCGCCGGGCATTCGCTTCAATCGCGCGCTCGATCTGCCTCCGGCACTGGATGAACAAGCCGCGCTGGCCAGACTGCGCAGTTACGCCGAGCAGAATCAGGTCTGGACCAGCCTGATCGGTATGGGCTACCACGGCACCCTGACGCCAACCGTCATCCTGCGCAATGTGCTGGAAAATCCCGGCTGGTACACCGCGTACACGCCGTATCAACCCGAGATCGCGCAGGGCCGACTCGAAGCGTTGCTGAATTTTCAGCAACTGACCATCGACCTCACCGGTCTGGAGTTGGCCAACGCCTCGCTGCTCGATGAAGCCACGGCAGCGGCGGAAGCCATGGCGCTGGCCAAGCGCGTCGCGAAGTCCAAGAGCAATCTGTTTTTTGTCGATGAGAACTGTCATCCCCAGACCATTTCCGTGGTGCAGACCCGCGCGGAAGGTTTCGGCTTCGAGCTGATCATCGACGCTGTGGATAACTTGAAACAGCATCAGGTGTTCGGTGCGTTGTTGCAGTATCCCGACACCCACGGCGAGATTCACGATCTGCGGCCCTTGATCGATCATCTGCATGCGCAGCAGGCGCTGGCCTGCGTCGCGACGGATTTGTTGAGTCTGTTGTTGCTGACGCCGCCGGGCGAATTGGGCGCGGATGTGGTGTTCGGTTCGTCTCAACGATTCGGCGTGCCCATGGGTTACGGCGGCCCGCATGCGGCGTTCTTTGCCAGTCGCGAGGAATACAAACGGGCAATTCCGGGGCGGATCATCGGTGTGTCGAAGGACGCCCGGGGCAACGTGGCGCTGCGCATGGCCCTGCAAACCCGCGAGCAACATATCCGCCGCGAGAAGGCCAATTCGAACATCTGCACCGCGCAGGTACTGCTGGCCAACATCGCCAGTTTCTACGCGGTCTATCACGGGCCGGAAGGTTTGAAACGCATCGCCCAGCGCGTGCATCGGCTGACCTGCATTCTGGCGGCAGGACTTGAGCGAAAAGGCATCAACCGGGTCAATGCGCAGTTTTTCGACACGCTGACGCTGGACGTCGGCGGTGCGCAAACGGCGATCATCGAAAGCGCTCAAGCCGCACAGATCAATCTGAGAATACTTGGGCGCGGTCGAGTGGGGCTGAGTCTCGATGAGACGTGCGATGAGAGCACCGTGGCCAAGCTGTTCGATGTGCTGCTCGGTGCCGATCATGGGTTGAACGTCGATGAACTTGACGCTGAAGCCCTTGTTTCCGGCATCCCCGACAACCTTCAGCGCAAATCCCCGTACCTGCGCCATCCGGTCTTCAACGCCCATCACAGCGAAACCGAGATGCTGCGCTACCTCAAACAACTGGAGAACAAGGATCTGGCGCTCAACCAGTCGATGATCCCGCTGGGTTCCTGCACCATGAAACTCAACGCCACCAGCGAAATGATCCCGATCACCTGGCCGCAATTCGCCAACTTGCACCCGTTTGTGCCGAGAGAGCAGGCGGTCGGTTACACGCTGATGATCGAAGAGCTGGAGCGCTGGCTGTGCGCAATCACCGGGTTCGATGCGATCTGCATGCAGCCCAACTCGGGCGCGCAGGGTGAATACGCCGGCCTGCTGGCGATTCGCAAATATCATGAGAGCCGCCAGCAGGGCGGGCGTGATGTGTGCCTGATTCCGTCCTCGGCTCACGGCACCAACCCGGCCTCGGCGCAGATGGTCGGGTTACGGGTGGTGATCGTTGAGTGCGACGAGGCCGGTAACGTTGATCTCGATGACTTGAAAGCCAAGGCCGCCGAGGCCGGGGCGAAACTGTCCTGTCTAATGGCGACCTATCCGTCGACCCACGGCGTGTACGAAGAGGGCATCAGTGAAATCTGCGAAGTTATCCACCAGCACGGCGGCCAGGTGTACATGGATGGCGCCAACCTCAATGCGCAGGTCGGTTTGGCACGCCCGGCAGATATCGGCGCCGATGTTTCGCACATGAATCTGCACAAGACTTTTTGCATTCCCCATGGCGGCGGTGGACCGGGTATGGGACCGATTGGCGTGCGCGCGCATCTGGCGCCGTTCGTGGCCAATCACCCGGTGGTGCCGATTGACGGGCCGCAACCGCAGAACACCGCCGTCAGCGCGGCGCCATGGGGCAGTGCGAGCATTCTGCCGATCAGCTGGATGTACATCGCCATGATGGGCCCGCAACTGGCGGACGCCAGCGAGGTGGCGATTCTGGCAGCGAATTACCTGGCGCAGCATTTATCCGGTGCGTTTCCGGTGTTGTACACCGGGCGCAATGGGCGCGTCGCTCACGAATGTATTCTCGACCTGCGACCGTTGAAGGCGCAGACCGGAATCAGTGAAGAAGACGTCGCCAAGCGCCTGATGGATTACGGCTTCCATGCGCCGACCATGTCATTCCCGGTACCAGGGACGTTGATGGTCGAGCCGACCGAGAGTGAGTCCAAGGCTGAACTGGATCGGTTTATCGGCGCCATGCTGAGTATTCGCGCAGAAATCACTGAAGTGCAGAACGGCAACTGGCCGGCCGAGGATAATCCGCTGAAACGAGCGCCGCATACCCTGGCGGATGTCACCGGGGTGTGGGAGCGGCCGTACAGCATCGAACAAGGCGTTACCCCGGATGCGCACACCAAGGCGCACAAGTATTGGCCGGCGGTGAATCGGGTGGATAACGTTTACGGCGACCGCAACCTGTTCTGCGCGTGCGTCCCGGTGGACGATTACCGCTGA
- the gcvH gene encoding glycine cleavage system protein GcvH, which yields MSDIPAELRFAESHEWARLEADGTVTVGISDHAQEALGDVVFVELTEVGKVFAAEDQAGVVESVKAASDIYSPISGEVIAINEELGGSPELLNSDPYGAWIFKLKPSDKAELDKLLDSAAYKAAIGE from the coding sequence ATGAGCGATATCCCTGCCGAACTGCGTTTTGCCGAAAGTCACGAATGGGCACGTCTGGAAGCCGATGGCACCGTCACCGTGGGCATCAGCGATCACGCGCAGGAAGCGCTGGGCGATGTGGTGTTCGTCGAGCTGACTGAAGTGGGCAAGGTGTTCGCCGCTGAAGATCAGGCTGGCGTCGTTGAATCGGTTAAAGCTGCTTCCGACATCTATTCGCCGATCAGCGGTGAAGTGATCGCAATCAACGAAGAGCTGGGCGGCTCGCCTGAGCTGCTGAACTCCGACCCGTACGGTGCGTGGATCTTCAAGCTCAAGCCAAGCGACAAGGCTGAGCTGGACAAGCTGCTGGATTCAGCGGCGTACAAGGCTGCCATCGGCGAGTAA
- the gcvT gene encoding glycine cleavage system aminomethyltransferase GcvT: MGQRTPLYDLHLALGAKMVDFGGWDMPLHYGSQVEEHHEVRRDCGVFDVSHMTVIDVTGPQAKAWLQHLLANDVDRLHRPGRALYSTMLNERGGIVDDMIVYRLDDCYRLVFNASTRDQDLAWMNAQLGKYDVQLHERSELAMLAIQGPQARHKIAELVTQSRATLIQHLKPFEGYTDGDWFIARTGYTGEDGLEICLPASQAPGFFNDLVGAGISPIGLGARDTLRVEAGMNLYGQDIHQDVSPLASNMAWSIAWEPATRQFIGRAALEAEKAAGVAHKLVGLVLEERGVLRAHQVVRIADVGEGEITSGSFSPTLSKSIALARVPMATADRAEVEIRGKWYPVRVVKPTFVRHGKTLI; the protein is encoded by the coding sequence ATGGGACAGCGTACGCCTCTGTATGACCTGCATCTCGCCCTCGGCGCGAAGATGGTCGATTTTGGCGGTTGGGACATGCCTCTGCATTACGGCTCGCAGGTCGAGGAGCACCACGAAGTGCGCCGCGATTGCGGGGTGTTCGATGTATCCCACATGACCGTGATCGATGTCACCGGCCCCCAGGCCAAGGCCTGGCTGCAGCATTTGCTGGCCAATGATGTCGACCGCCTGCACCGCCCCGGCCGTGCGTTGTACAGCACCATGCTTAATGAGCGCGGCGGCATCGTCGACGACATGATTGTCTATCGTCTCGATGACTGTTATCGCCTGGTGTTCAACGCCTCTACCCGCGATCAGGATCTGGCCTGGATGAACGCGCAGCTCGGCAAGTACGACGTGCAACTGCACGAGCGCTCCGAACTGGCGATGCTCGCCATTCAAGGCCCGCAGGCCCGGCACAAGATTGCCGAACTGGTCACCCAGTCCCGCGCCACGCTGATCCAGCACCTCAAACCCTTTGAAGGCTACACCGACGGTGACTGGTTCATCGCCCGTACCGGTTATACCGGTGAGGATGGCCTGGAAATCTGCCTGCCGGCCAGTCAGGCGCCGGGTTTTTTCAACGATCTGGTGGGTGCCGGCATTTCCCCGATCGGCCTCGGTGCCCGTGACACCCTGCGTGTCGAAGCCGGTATGAACCTGTACGGCCAGGATATTCATCAGGACGTTTCGCCATTGGCTTCGAACATGGCCTGGAGCATCGCCTGGGAGCCGGCCACGCGCCAGTTCATCGGTCGCGCTGCTTTGGAGGCGGAAAAAGCCGCTGGTGTTGCGCACAAACTGGTCGGTCTGGTGCTGGAAGAGCGCGGTGTTTTGCGCGCTCATCAAGTGGTTCGTATCGCCGATGTTGGCGAAGGGGAGATCACCAGTGGTAGTTTCTCTCCTACGCTAAGCAAATCGATTGCCCTGGCGCGTGTTCCGATGGCAACCGCCGACCGCGCCGAAGTGGAAATCCGTGGCAAGTGGTACCCGGTACGGGTGGTCAAACCGACGTTCGTACGCCATGGCAAAACCTTGATCTAA